A single window of Solea solea chromosome 9, fSolSol10.1, whole genome shotgun sequence DNA harbors:
- the commd2 gene encoding COMM domain-containing protein 2: MMLLVISEEHKEHLSFLLNVDTAVVAEFGRIALEFLRRGSSPKIYEGAARKLCVPVDLVQHGVEGLMFLMTESSKHMISEVDFLDSVLALGFGDELNQILLQLYLQHHSEIRSILSQLPSTLPAYHNLEWRLDVQLASRSIRQQVAPTLMMRLLLKRGTGEITSSSSSSSVVLQTDPSTLLHLISTLEAALAAMKTSHSRRILRNIK, translated from the exons ATGATGCTGCTGGTTATATCTGAAGAACATAAAGAACATCTGTCGTTTCTGCTAAATGTCGACACTGCAG TTGTTGCAGAGTTTGGTCGAATAGCATTAGAGTTCCTGAGGAgaggaagcagccccaagatcTATGAGGGAGCAGCAA GGAAGCTGTGTGTCCCTGTGGATCTGGTGCAGCATGGAGTGGAAGGTCTGATGTTCCTGATGACGGAGAGCTCCAAACacatg aTCTCTGAAGTGGATTTCCTGGACTCAGTGTTAGCTTTGGGGTTTGGTGACGAGCTCAACCAGATCCTCTTACAG ctctaCCTGCAGCACCACAGTGAGATCCGCAGCATCCTGAGTCAGCTGCCATCTACTCTGCCTGCCTACCACAACCTGGAGTGGAGACTGGacgtacag TTGGCGAGTCGCTCCATCCGTCAGCAGGTGGCTCCCACACTGATGATGCGTTTGCTCCTAAAACGAGGCACAGGTGaaatcaccagcagcagcagcagcagcagcgtggtcCTGCAGACCGACCCCAGTACTCTGCTGCACCTCATCTCCACACTGGAGGCGGCCCTGGCCGCCATGAAGACCAGTCACTCTCGGCGCATATTACGCAACATCAAATAA